The following proteins come from a genomic window of Nitrospirota bacterium:
- the rlmN gene encoding 23S rRNA (adenine(2503)-C(2))-methyltransferase RlmN, with the protein MVKTNLKAMTKQELDTFIKAAGLPAYRARQILHWIYERYAESIQDVTELSKDLREKLAEQAYISTLAVLSRQRSSDGTEKFLFGLGDGESIESVLIPDEDRLTLCISSQVGCAMCCRFCLTGTMGLKRNLEAYEIVDQVIAVNRTIAPGRITNIVLMGMGEPLANFDNVVEALWRITELVKISAKRITLSTSGLAPKILELAHKGPKVKLAISLNAATDEVRDQLMPVNRTYPLKVLLDACRKFPLQAGRRITFEYVLLKGVNDSLEDARRLVELLKGIPSKINLIPFNPYPGAEFQRPDDQQVLAFQNILLAAHMTAIIRKSKGQDILAACGQLKARYSGKRTAL; encoded by the coding sequence GCGCGTCAGATCCTCCACTGGATTTACGAGCGGTATGCAGAGTCGATTCAGGATGTTACCGAGCTTTCGAAAGATCTCAGGGAGAAGCTGGCGGAGCAGGCGTACATCAGCACCCTTGCGGTGCTCAGCCGGCAGCGATCGAGTGACGGCACCGAGAAGTTTCTCTTCGGCCTCGGGGACGGGGAGAGCATAGAGAGCGTGCTCATCCCTGATGAGGACCGGCTGACGCTCTGCATCTCCTCGCAGGTGGGCTGCGCCATGTGCTGCAGGTTCTGCCTCACCGGCACGATGGGGTTGAAGAGGAACCTCGAAGCCTATGAGATCGTCGACCAGGTGATCGCGGTAAACAGGACCATTGCACCGGGACGGATCACCAATATCGTCCTCATGGGCATGGGTGAGCCGCTCGCCAATTTCGATAATGTCGTCGAAGCCCTCTGGAGGATTACGGAGCTGGTGAAGATCTCTGCGAAGAGGATCACCCTCTCCACCTCGGGCCTGGCGCCGAAGATTCTCGAGCTCGCGCACAAGGGGCCGAAGGTGAAGCTCGCCATCTCGCTCAACGCGGCCACCGACGAAGTGCGTGATCAGCTCATGCCGGTCAACCGGACCTATCCGCTCAAGGTCCTCCTCGACGCCTGTCGCAAGTTTCCCCTTCAGGCGGGGAGGAGGATAACGTTCGAGTATGTCCTCCTGAAAGGAGTGAATGATTCGCTCGAGGACGCGCGGCGGCTGGTGGAGCTGCTCAAGGGGATCCCTTCCAAAATAAACCTCATACCCTTCAATCCGTACCCCGGCGCCGAGTTCCAGCGGCCCGACGATCAGCAGGTGCTCGCGTTCCAGAACATCCTCCTTGCCGCTCACATGACGGCGATCATTCGCAAGAGCAAAGGGCAGGACATCCTGGCAGCGTGCGGCCAGTTAAAGGCGCGGTATAGCGGCAAGCGTACAGCGTTATAG